In one Cupriavidus taiwanensis genomic region, the following are encoded:
- the recQ gene encoding DNA helicase RecQ: MSHALAILKDVFGYHAFRGRQAEIIDHVATGGDCLVLMPTGGGKSLCYQIPALLRQRGGDGVGIVVSPLIALMQDQVAALTEAGVRAAVLNSTLTGAEASAVERDLLAGRIEILYVAPERLMTPRFLDLLERTRVGLFAIDEAHCVSQWGHDFRPEYIQLSVLHERFPYVPRIALTATADALTRDEIVERLALHDARIFISSFDRPNIRYRIVEKDNARQQLLAFIKAEHTAADGTHDSGIVYCLSRKKVEDTAQWLSGQGINALPYHAGMDAQVRQHHQARFREEEGLVMVATIAFGMGIDKPDVRFVAHLDLPKSMEGYYQETGRAGRDGLPANAWMAYGLGDVVQQKRMIDESEADEAFKRVSSAKLDALLGLCETAGCRRQRILAYFNEASEPCGNCDTCLEPPATWDGTREAQMALSCVYRTAQASRVHFGATHLIDVLRGNASEKIKQWGHDKVSTFGIGKDRSVHEWHTVFRQLIAHGLLMIDHGGHGALLLGERAREVLKGERQIILRRQAAKPGKSGERAARGNRTDHTADMDAATLAHWEALRRWRTEAAREHGVPAYVIFHDATLAELARTAPQSLSAMQGIPGIGASKLERYGQGILDTLRGT; encoded by the coding sequence ATGTCGCACGCACTGGCGATCCTCAAGGATGTCTTCGGCTACCACGCCTTCCGCGGGCGGCAGGCCGAGATCATCGACCACGTCGCCACCGGTGGCGATTGCCTGGTGCTGATGCCGACCGGCGGCGGCAAGTCGCTGTGCTACCAGATCCCGGCGCTGCTGCGCCAGCGTGGCGGCGATGGCGTCGGCATCGTGGTGTCGCCGCTGATCGCCCTGATGCAGGACCAGGTCGCGGCACTGACCGAGGCCGGCGTGCGCGCCGCCGTGCTCAACTCGACGCTGACCGGCGCCGAGGCCTCCGCGGTGGAGCGCGACCTGCTGGCCGGGCGCATCGAGATTCTCTACGTGGCGCCGGAACGGCTGATGACGCCGCGCTTCCTTGACCTGCTGGAGCGAACCCGCGTCGGCCTGTTCGCGATCGACGAAGCCCACTGCGTGTCGCAATGGGGCCACGACTTCCGCCCCGAGTACATCCAGCTGTCGGTGCTGCACGAGCGCTTCCCGTACGTGCCGCGCATCGCGCTGACCGCAACCGCCGACGCGCTGACGCGCGACGAGATCGTCGAGCGGCTGGCGCTGCACGACGCGCGCATCTTCATCTCCAGCTTCGACCGGCCCAACATCCGCTACCGCATCGTCGAGAAAGACAACGCGCGCCAGCAGTTGCTGGCCTTTATCAAGGCGGAACATACCGCGGCCGACGGCACCCATGACAGCGGCATCGTCTATTGCCTGTCGCGCAAAAAGGTCGAGGACACTGCGCAGTGGCTGAGCGGCCAGGGCATCAACGCGCTCCCCTACCATGCCGGCATGGACGCCCAGGTGCGGCAGCACCACCAGGCGCGCTTCCGCGAAGAGGAAGGGCTGGTGATGGTGGCGACGATCGCCTTCGGGATGGGCATCGACAAGCCCGACGTACGCTTTGTCGCTCACCTGGACCTGCCCAAGAGCATGGAGGGCTATTACCAGGAGACCGGCCGCGCCGGGCGCGACGGATTGCCCGCCAATGCCTGGATGGCCTACGGCCTGGGCGACGTGGTGCAGCAGAAGCGCATGATCGACGAGTCCGAGGCGGACGAGGCCTTCAAGCGCGTGTCGTCGGCCAAGCTTGATGCGCTGCTGGGTTTGTGCGAAACCGCCGGCTGCCGGCGCCAGCGCATCCTCGCGTACTTCAACGAAGCCAGCGAGCCCTGCGGCAACTGCGATACCTGCCTGGAGCCGCCCGCCACCTGGGACGGCACGCGCGAGGCGCAGATGGCGCTGTCCTGCGTCTACCGGACCGCGCAGGCCAGCCGCGTGCACTTCGGCGCGACCCACCTGATCGACGTGCTGCGCGGCAATGCCTCGGAAAAGATCAAGCAATGGGGCCATGACAAGGTCTCGACCTTCGGCATCGGCAAGGACCGCTCGGTGCATGAATGGCACACCGTGTTCCGCCAGTTGATCGCCCACGGCTTGCTGATGATCGACCACGGCGGCCACGGCGCGCTGCTGCTGGGTGAACGCGCGCGCGAGGTGCTCAAGGGCGAGCGTCAGATCATCCTGCGACGCCAGGCCGCCAAGCCGGGCAAGTCCGGCGAGCGGGCGGCGCGCGGCAACCGCACCGACCATACCGCGGACATGGACGCGGCTACGCTGGCCCACTGGGAGGCGCTGCGCCGCTGGCGCACCGAGGCGGCGCGGGAGCACGGCGTACCGGCCTACGTGATTTTCCATGACGCCACGCTGGCCGAACTGGCGCGCACCGCGCCGCAATCGCTGTCGGCGATGCAGGGCATTCCCGGGATTGGTGCGTCCAAGCTGGAACGCTACGGGCAAGGCATCCTGGACACCCTGCGCGGGACCTAG
- the rpsL gene encoding 30S ribosomal protein S12: protein MPTINQLVRKPRVSEVVKSKSPALENCPQRRGVCTRVYTTTPKKPNSALRKVAKVRLTNGFEVISYIGGEGHNLQEHSVVLIRGGRVKDLPGVRYHIVRGSLDLQGVKDRKQARSKYGAKRPKAA from the coding sequence ATGCCAACTATCAACCAACTGGTTCGCAAGCCGCGCGTCTCGGAAGTCGTCAAGAGCAAGAGCCCGGCGCTTGAGAACTGCCCCCAGCGCCGTGGCGTGTGCACCCGCGTGTACACCACGACGCCGAAGAAGCCGAACTCGGCACTGCGTAAGGTCGCCAAGGTGCGCCTGACCAACGGTTTCGAAGTCATTTCGTACATCGGCGGTGAAGGCCACAACCTGCAGGAACACTCGGTCGTGCTGATCCGCGGCGGCCGTGTGAAGGATCTGCCGGGTGTGCGTTACCACATCGTCCGTGGTTCGCTGGACCTGCAAGGCGTGAAGGACCGCAAGCAGGCCCGTTCGAAGTATGGCGCGAAGCGTCCGAAGGCAGCCTAA
- the rpsG gene encoding 30S ribosomal protein S7 — MPRRREVPKRDVLPDPKFGNVEVAKFMNVLMLDGKKSVAERIVYGAFDQIEKKAGKAPIEVFSVAINNVKPVVEVKSRRVGGANYQVPVEVRPSRRLALAMRWLREAAKKRSEKSMALRLAGELLEASEGRGGAMKKRDEVHRMAEANKAFSHFRF, encoded by the coding sequence ATGCCACGTCGTCGTGAAGTCCCGAAGCGGGACGTTCTGCCTGATCCGAAGTTCGGCAACGTTGAAGTTGCCAAGTTCATGAACGTGCTGATGCTGGACGGCAAGAAGTCGGTTGCCGAACGCATCGTGTACGGCGCGTTCGACCAGATCGAAAAGAAGGCAGGCAAGGCCCCCATCGAAGTGTTCTCCGTTGCCATCAACAACGTGAAGCCGGTGGTGGAAGTGAAGAGCCGTCGCGTGGGCGGCGCCAACTATCAGGTTCCGGTCGAAGTCCGTCCGTCGCGTCGTTTGGCATTGGCGATGCGCTGGCTGCGTGAGGCCGCGAAAAAACGCAGCGAGAAGTCGATGGCGCTGCGCCTGGCAGGTGAGCTGCTGGAAGCATCGGAAGGCCGTGGCGGCGCGATGAAGAAGCGCGACGAAGTGCACCGCATGGCCGAAGCCAACAAGGCGTTCTCGCACTTCCGCTTCTAA
- the rpoC gene encoding DNA-directed RNA polymerase subunit beta' gives MKALLDLFKQVQQEEQFDAIKIGLASPEKIRSWSYGEVKKPETINYRTFKPERDGLFCAKIFGPIKDYECLCGKYKRLKHRGVICEKCGVEVTLAKVRRERMGHIELAAPTAHIWFLKSLPSRLGMVLDMTLRDIERVLYFEAFVVIEPGMTPLKKSQIMSEDDYLAKCDEYGEGEFVAMMGAEGIRELLRGIDIEKQIEQIRAELQATGSEAKIKKFAKRLKVLEAFQRSGIKPEWMILEVLPVLPPELRPLVPLDGGRFATSDLNDLYRRVINRNNRLKRLLELKAPEIIVRNEKRMLQEAVDSLLDNGRRGKAMTGANKRPLKSLAEMIKGKGGRFRQNLLGKRVDYSGRSVIVVGPTLKLHQCGLPKLMALELFKPFIFHKLETMGIATTIKAAKKEVESQTPVVWDILEEVIREHPVMLNRAPTLHRLGIQAFEPVLIEGKAIQLHPLVCAAFNADFDGDQMAVHVPLSLEAQMEARTLMLASNNVLFPANGDPSIVPSQDVVLGLYYTTRDKINGKGEGMTFADISEVIRAYENKEVELASRVNVRITEYELVDKDAEGDARFAPKITLQATTVGRAILSEILPKGLPFSVLNKPLKKKEISRLINTAFRRCGLRETVIFADKLLQSGFRLATRAGISIAIDDMLVPPAKEKIIAEASAKVKEYDKQYMSGLVTDQERYNNVVDIWGAAGDQVGKAMMEQLQHEDVVDREGKTVKQESFNSIYMMADSGARGSAAQIRQLAGMRGLMAKPDGSIIETPITANFREGLNVLQYFISTHGARKGLADTALKTANSGYLTRRLVDVTQDLVVVEDDCGTSNGVAMKALVEGGEVIEALRDRILGRVTVADVVNPETQETAIESGTLLDEDLVELIDNIGVDEVKVRTPLSCDTRYGLCAKCYGRDLGRGVLVNSGEAVGVIAAQSIGEPGTQLTMRTFHIGGAASRAAVASSVEAKATGTVRFTATMRYVTNAKGELIVISRSGEALITDDHGRERERHKIPYGATLLVQDGQAIKAGTQLATWDALTRPIVSEYSGTIKFENVEEGVTVAKQMDEVTGLSTLVVIDAKRRTAATKGIRPQVKLLDANGQEVKIPGTDHSVTIGFQVGALITVKDGQQVHVGEVLARIPTESQKTRDITGGLPRVAELFEARSPKDAAVLAEVTGTTSFGKDTKGKQRLVITDLDGNAHEFLIAKEKQVLVHDGQVVNKGEMIVEGPADPHDILRLKGIEELAHYIVDEVQDVYRLQGVKINDKHIEVIVRQMLRRVQIVDVGDTKFIPGEQVERSELLDENDRVIAEGKRPATYENLLLGITKASLSTDSFISAASFQETTRVLTEAAIMGKTDDLRGLKENVIVGRLIPAGTGLAYHRARKAREASERERAQAIAEEEQSLFIEPPVVQATEGEGDNA, from the coding sequence ATGAAAGCATTGCTCGATCTCTTTAAGCAGGTACAGCAGGAAGAGCAGTTCGACGCGATCAAGATCGGCCTGGCCTCGCCCGAGAAGATCCGTTCGTGGTCGTACGGCGAAGTGAAGAAGCCGGAGACGATCAACTACCGTACGTTCAAGCCGGAGCGCGACGGCCTGTTCTGCGCCAAGATCTTTGGCCCGATCAAGGACTACGAGTGCCTGTGCGGCAAGTACAAGCGCCTGAAGCACCGTGGCGTGATCTGCGAGAAGTGCGGCGTTGAAGTGACGCTGGCCAAGGTGCGCCGCGAGCGCATGGGCCACATCGAACTGGCCGCGCCGACCGCGCACATCTGGTTCCTGAAGTCGCTGCCGTCGCGCCTGGGCATGGTCCTGGACATGACGCTGCGCGACATCGAGCGCGTGCTGTACTTCGAAGCATTCGTCGTGATCGAACCCGGCATGACCCCGCTCAAGAAGAGCCAGATCATGTCCGAAGACGACTACCTGGCGAAGTGCGACGAGTACGGCGAGGGTGAGTTCGTCGCCATGATGGGTGCCGAGGGCATCCGTGAACTGCTGCGCGGCATCGACATCGAGAAGCAGATCGAACAGATCCGCGCCGAGCTGCAGGCTACCGGTTCCGAAGCCAAGATCAAGAAGTTCGCCAAGCGCCTGAAGGTGCTCGAGGCCTTCCAGCGTTCGGGCATCAAGCCCGAGTGGATGATCCTCGAGGTGCTGCCGGTGCTGCCGCCTGAGCTGCGCCCGCTGGTGCCGCTGGACGGCGGCCGCTTCGCGACCTCGGACCTGAACGACCTGTACCGCCGCGTCATCAACCGTAACAACCGCCTGAAGCGCCTGCTGGAGCTGAAGGCCCCTGAGATCATCGTGCGCAACGAAAAGCGCATGCTGCAGGAAGCGGTTGACTCGCTGCTGGACAACGGCCGTCGCGGCAAGGCCATGACCGGCGCCAACAAGCGTCCGCTGAAGTCCCTGGCCGAAATGATCAAGGGCAAGGGCGGCCGTTTTCGTCAGAACCTGCTGGGCAAGCGCGTCGACTACTCGGGCCGTTCGGTCATCGTGGTCGGCCCGACGCTCAAGCTGCACCAGTGCGGCCTGCCCAAGCTGATGGCGCTCGAGCTGTTCAAGCCGTTCATCTTCCACAAGCTGGAAACGATGGGCATCGCCACCACCATCAAGGCGGCGAAGAAGGAAGTCGAAAGCCAGACCCCGGTGGTGTGGGACATCCTCGAAGAGGTGATCCGCGAGCACCCGGTGATGCTGAACCGCGCGCCGACGCTGCACCGCCTGGGCATCCAGGCATTCGAGCCGGTGCTGATCGAAGGCAAGGCGATCCAGCTGCACCCGCTGGTCTGCGCGGCGTTCAACGCCGACTTCGACGGTGACCAGATGGCTGTCCACGTGCCGCTGTCGCTGGAAGCGCAGATGGAAGCCCGCACCCTGATGCTGGCCTCCAACAACGTGCTGTTCCCGGCCAACGGCGACCCGTCGATCGTGCCGTCGCAAGACGTGGTGCTGGGCCTGTACTACACCACCCGCGACAAGATCAACGGCAAGGGCGAAGGCATGACCTTCGCCGACATCAGCGAAGTGATCCGCGCGTACGAGAACAAGGAAGTCGAACTGGCTTCGCGCGTGAACGTGCGTATCACCGAGTATGAACTGGTCGACAAGGACGCCGAGGGCGATGCACGTTTCGCGCCCAAGATCACGCTGCAGGCCACCACGGTCGGCCGCGCGATCCTGTCCGAGATCTTGCCCAAGGGCCTGCCGTTCTCGGTGCTGAACAAGCCGCTGAAGAAGAAGGAAATCTCGCGCCTGATCAACACGGCGTTCCGCCGCTGCGGCCTGCGCGAGACCGTGATCTTCGCCGACAAGCTGCTGCAGTCGGGCTTCCGCCTGGCAACCCGCGCCGGTATCTCGATCGCGATCGACGACATGCTGGTGCCGCCGGCGAAGGAAAAGATCATCGCCGAGGCCTCGGCGAAGGTGAAGGAATACGACAAGCAGTACATGTCGGGCCTGGTGACCGACCAGGAGCGCTACAACAACGTCGTTGACATCTGGGGCGCCGCCGGCGACCAGGTGGGCAAGGCGATGATGGAGCAGCTCCAGCACGAAGACGTGGTCGACCGCGAAGGCAAGACCGTGAAGCAAGAGTCGTTCAACTCCATCTACATGATGGCCGACTCGGGCGCACGGGGCTCCGCCGCGCAGATCCGCCAGCTGGCCGGCATGCGTGGCCTGATGGCCAAGCCGGATGGCTCGATCATTGAAACGCCGATTACGGCGAACTTCCGTGAAGGCCTGAACGTTCTGCAGTACTTCATCTCGACCCACGGCGCGCGTAAGGGCCTGGCCGATACGGCACTGAAGACCGCGAACTCGGGTTACCTGACCCGTCGTCTGGTCGACGTGACCCAGGATCTGGTGGTGGTGGAAGACGATTGCGGCACCTCCAACGGTGTGGCCATGAAGGCCCTGGTCGAAGGCGGTGAAGTGATCGAAGCCCTGCGCGACCGTATCCTCGGCCGCGTGACCGTGGCCGACGTGGTCAACCCGGAAACCCAGGAAACCGCGATCGAATCCGGCACGCTGCTGGACGAAGACCTGGTCGAGCTGATCGACAACATCGGCGTCGACGAAGTCAAGGTCCGCACCCCGCTGTCGTGCGACACGCGCTACGGCCTGTGCGCCAAGTGCTACGGCCGCGACCTGGGCCGCGGCGTGCTGGTGAACTCGGGCGAAGCCGTGGGCGTGATCGCCGCGCAGTCGATCGGTGAGCCGGGCACGCAGCTGACCATGCGTACCTTCCACATCGGTGGTGCGGCATCGCGTGCGGCAGTGGCATCGAGCGTGGAAGCGAAGGCGACCGGTACGGTCCGCTTCACCGCGACCATGCGCTACGTGACCAACGCCAAGGGCGAACTGATCGTGATCTCGCGTTCGGGCGAGGCGCTGATCACCGACGACCATGGCCGCGAGCGCGAGCGCCACAAGATCCCGTACGGCGCCACGCTGCTGGTGCAGGACGGCCAGGCGATCAAGGCCGGCACGCAACTGGCTACCTGGGACGCGCTGACGCGCCCGATCGTTTCGGAGTACTCGGGCACGATCAAGTTCGAGAACGTCGAAGAGGGCGTGACCGTCGCCAAGCAGATGGACGAAGTCACCGGCCTGTCGACCCTGGTGGTGATCGACGCCAAGCGCCGCACGGCTGCAACCAAGGGCATCCGCCCGCAGGTGAAGCTGCTCGACGCCAACGGCCAGGAAGTGAAGATCCCGGGCACGGACCATTCCGTGACCATCGGCTTCCAGGTCGGCGCGCTGATTACCGTGAAGGACGGCCAGCAGGTGCACGTCGGTGAAGTGCTCGCGCGTATCCCGACCGAATCGCAAAAGACCCGCGACATTACCGGTGGTCTGCCGCGTGTGGCCGAACTGTTCGAAGCGCGTTCGCCGAAGGACGCCGCCGTGCTGGCGGAAGTCACCGGCACGACCTCGTTCGGCAAGGACACCAAGGGCAAGCAGCGCCTGGTCATCACCGACCTGGACGGCAATGCCCACGAGTTCCTGATCGCGAAGGAAAAGCAGGTGCTGGTGCACGACGGCCAGGTGGTGAACAAGGGCGAAATGATCGTGGAAGGTCCGGCGGATCCGCACGACATCCTGCGCCTGAAGGGCATCGAAGAGCTGGCGCACTACATCGTCGACGAAGTCCAGGACGTGTACCGTCTGCAGGGCGTGAAGATCAACGACAAGCACATCGAGGTGATCGTTCGCCAGATGCTGCGCCGCGTGCAGATAGTCGATGTGGGCGACACCAAGTTCATCCCGGGTGAACAGGTGGAGCGTTCGGAACTGCTCGACGAGAACGACCGCGTGATCGCCGAAGGCAAGCGTCCGGCAACCTACGAGAACCTGCTGCTCGGTATTACCAAGGCGTCGCTGTCGACCGACAGCTTCATCTCGGCGGCATCGTTCCAGGAAACCACGCGCGTGCTGACCGAGGCCGCGATCATGGGCAAGACCGACGACCTGCGTGGCCTGAAGGAAAACGTGATCGTGGGTCGTCTGATCCCGGCCGGTACCGGCCTGGCCTACCACCGTGCCCGCAAGGCGCGCGAGGCCTCCGAGCGCGAACGCGCCCAGGCGATCGCCGAAGAAGAGCAGTCGCTCTTCATCGAGCCGCCGGTGGTGCAGGCGACCGAGGGCGAAGGCGACAACGCTTGA
- the rpoB gene encoding DNA-directed RNA polymerase subunit beta: MAYSFTEKKRIRKSFAKRATVHQVPFLLATQIESYTQFLQADTPPARRKTEGLQAAFNAIFPISSHNGLARMEFVSYHLSNPPFDVKECQQRGLTFHSALRAKVRLIINDRENPGKVKEVKEQEVYMGEIPLMTSTGSFVINGTERVIVSQLHRSPGVFFEHDKGKTHSSGKLLFSARIIPYRGSWLDFEFDPKDILYFRVDRRRKMPVTILLKSIGLTPEQILAHFFVFDNFTLQSEGAQLEFVPERLRGEVARFDIADKNGRVVVEKDKRINAKHIRDLDSAGTKLISVPEDYLLGRVLAKNIIDPDTGEVIANANDELTEALLENLREAGVKQIQTLYTNDLDQGPYMSQTLRVDETADQTAARIAIYRMMRPGEPPTEEAVEALFQRLFYSEESYDLSRVGRMKVNSRLGRPSGEGAMVLQDEDILETIKILVNLRNGKGEVDDIDHLGNRRVRCVGELAENQFRAGLSRVERAVKERLGQAETENLMPHDLINSKPISSAIREFFGSSQLSQFMDQTNPLSEITHKRRVSALGPGGLTRERAGFEVRDVHPTHYGRVCPIETPEGPNIGLINSLALYARLNEYGFLETPYRKVENSKLTDQVDYLSAIEEGKYVVAQANATVDADGNLTDELVSAREGSERETRMVTPDRVQYIDVAPSQIVSAAASLVPFLEHDDANRALMGANMQRQAVPCLRPDKPLVGTGIERTVAVDSGTAVQAMRGGVVDYVDAMRIVIRVNDDEAVAGEVGVDIYNLIKYTRSNQNTNINQRPMVKVGDHVARGDVIADGASTDLGELALGQNMLVAFMPWNGYNFEDSILISERVVAEDRYTSIHIEELSVVARDTKLGPEEITRDISNLAEAQLARLDESGITYIGAEVEAGDVLVGKVTPKGETQLTPEEKLLRAIFGEKASDVKDTSLRVPSGMSGIVIDVQVFTREGVTRDKRAQSIIDDELKRYRLDLNDQLRIVEGDAFQRLERLLVDKTVNGGPKKLAKGAKITKEYLADIDKYHWFDIRPADEELAAQLEAVKEAIEQKRHEFDLAFEEKRKKLTQGDELPPGVIKMVKVYLAVKRRLQPGDKMAGRHGNKGVVSKITPIEDMPYMADGTPADIVLNPLGVPSRMNVGQILETHLGWAARGLGERIGNMLKAQAKAAEVRNLLTQIYNESGKVEDLDSLSDSEVLELADNLKKGVPFATPVFDGAHEDEIRRMLDLAYPEEIAKEKGLTASKQQVTLFDGRTGEAFERPVTLGVMHMLKLHHLVDDKMHARSTGPYSLVTQQPLGGKAQFGGQRFGEMEVWALEAYGASYVLQEMLTVKSDDVNGRTKVYENIVKGEHSIDAGMPESFNVLVKEIRSLGIDIDLDRY; this comes from the coding sequence ATGGCGTACAGCTTCACCGAAAAGAAGCGCATTCGCAAAAGCTTTGCGAAGCGCGCGACGGTACATCAGGTTCCATTCCTGCTTGCCACCCAGATTGAATCCTACACCCAGTTCTTGCAAGCGGATACGCCGCCCGCACGTCGCAAGACCGAAGGCCTCCAGGCCGCTTTCAACGCAATTTTCCCGATCTCCTCGCATAACGGGCTCGCCCGTATGGAGTTCGTCTCGTATCACCTCTCCAATCCGCCGTTCGACGTCAAGGAATGCCAGCAGCGTGGCCTGACGTTCCATTCGGCCCTGCGCGCCAAGGTTCGCCTGATCATCAACGATCGCGAGAACCCGGGCAAGGTCAAGGAAGTGAAGGAGCAGGAAGTCTACATGGGCGAGATTCCGCTCATGACTTCCACGGGTTCGTTCGTCATCAACGGCACCGAGCGTGTCATCGTCTCGCAGCTGCACCGCTCGCCGGGCGTGTTCTTCGAGCACGACAAGGGCAAGACCCACAGCTCGGGCAAGCTGCTGTTCTCGGCACGCATCATCCCCTACCGCGGTTCGTGGCTGGACTTCGAATTCGATCCGAAGGACATCCTGTACTTCCGCGTCGACCGCCGCCGCAAGATGCCGGTGACGATCCTGCTGAAGTCGATCGGACTGACCCCGGAACAGATCCTGGCGCACTTCTTCGTGTTCGACAACTTCACGCTGCAGTCGGAAGGCGCGCAGCTGGAGTTCGTGCCCGAGCGCCTGCGCGGTGAAGTCGCGCGCTTCGACATCGCCGACAAGAATGGCCGCGTGGTGGTCGAGAAGGACAAGCGGATCAACGCCAAGCACATCCGCGACCTGGATTCGGCCGGCACCAAGCTGATCAGCGTGCCGGAAGACTACCTGCTGGGCCGCGTGCTGGCGAAGAACATCATCGACCCGGATACCGGCGAGGTGATTGCCAATGCCAACGACGAACTGACCGAGGCGCTGCTGGAAAACCTGCGCGAAGCCGGCGTCAAGCAGATCCAGACCCTGTACACCAACGACCTGGACCAGGGCCCGTACATGTCGCAGACCCTGCGCGTGGACGAGACCGCCGACCAGACCGCCGCGCGCATCGCGATCTACCGCATGATGCGCCCGGGCGAGCCGCCGACCGAAGAAGCCGTGGAAGCGCTGTTCCAGCGCCTGTTCTACAGCGAAGAGTCGTACGACCTGTCGCGCGTTGGCCGCATGAAGGTCAACAGCCGCCTGGGCCGTCCCAGCGGTGAGGGCGCCATGGTGCTGCAGGACGAGGACATCCTCGAGACCATCAAGATCCTGGTCAACCTGCGCAACGGCAAGGGCGAAGTCGACGATATCGACCACCTGGGCAACCGCCGCGTGCGTTGTGTCGGCGAACTGGCCGAGAACCAGTTCCGCGCCGGCCTGTCGCGCGTGGAGCGTGCCGTCAAGGAACGTCTGGGCCAGGCCGAGACCGAGAACCTGATGCCGCACGACCTGATCAACTCGAAGCCGATCTCGTCGGCGATCCGCGAGTTCTTCGGTTCGTCGCAGCTGTCGCAGTTCATGGACCAGACCAACCCGCTGTCCGAGATCACGCACAAGCGTCGTGTCTCCGCACTGGGCCCGGGCGGTCTGACCCGCGAGCGCGCCGGCTTTGAAGTCCGCGACGTGCACCCGACCCACTACGGCCGCGTGTGCCCGATCGAAACGCCGGAAGGTCCGAACATTGGTCTGATCAACTCGCTGGCACTGTATGCGCGCCTGAACGAGTACGGCTTCCTGGAAACCCCGTACCGCAAGGTCGAGAACAGCAAGCTGACCGACCAGGTCGACTACCTGTCCGCGATCGAGGAAGGCAAGTACGTGGTGGCGCAGGCCAACGCGACCGTCGACGCCGACGGCAACCTGACCGACGAACTGGTGTCCGCGCGTGAAGGCTCCGAGCGTGAAACCCGTATGGTCACGCCGGACCGCGTGCAGTACATCGACGTGGCGCCGTCGCAGATCGTGTCGGCCGCTGCCTCGCTGGTGCCGTTCCTGGAACACGATGACGCGAACCGTGCACTGATGGGCGCGAACATGCAGCGTCAGGCCGTGCCTTGCCTGCGTCCGGACAAGCCGCTGGTCGGTACCGGCATCGAGCGCACCGTTGCGGTCGACTCGGGTACTGCCGTGCAGGCGATGCGTGGCGGCGTGGTCGACTACGTCGACGCGATGCGTATCGTGATCCGCGTGAACGACGACGAAGCCGTGGCCGGTGAAGTCGGCGTGGACATCTACAACCTGATCAAGTACACGCGCTCGAACCAGAACACCAACATCAACCAGCGTCCGATGGTCAAGGTGGGCGACCACGTGGCCCGCGGCGACGTCATCGCCGACGGCGCCTCGACTGACCTGGGCGAACTGGCCCTGGGCCAGAACATGCTGGTGGCGTTCATGCCGTGGAACGGCTACAACTTCGAGGATTCGATCCTGATCTCGGAGCGTGTGGTGGCCGAAGACCGCTATACCTCGATCCACATCGAGGAACTGTCGGTCGTCGCCCGCGACACCAAGCTGGGACCGGAGGAAATCACGCGCGATATCTCGAACCTGGCAGAAGCCCAGCTGGCTCGCCTGGACGAGTCGGGCATCACCTACATCGGTGCCGAGGTCGAAGCCGGCGACGTGCTGGTGGGCAAGGTCACGCCGAAGGGCGAGACCCAGCTGACCCCGGAAGAGAAGCTGCTGCGCGCGATCTTCGGCGAGAAGGCGTCGGACGTGAAGGACACCTCGCTGCGCGTGCCGTCGGGCATGAGCGGCATCGTGATCGACGTGCAGGTCTTCACCCGCGAAGGCGTGACCCGCGACAAGCGTGCCCAGTCGATCATCGACGACGAACTGAAGCGCTATCGCCTCGACCTGAACGACCAGCTGCGTATCGTGGAAGGCGATGCCTTCCAGCGTCTGGAGCGCCTGCTGGTCGACAAGACCGTCAACGGCGGTCCGAAGAAGCTGGCCAAGGGTGCCAAGATCACCAAGGAATACCTGGCGGATATCGACAAGTACCACTGGTTCGACATCCGTCCGGCCGACGAGGAACTGGCTGCCCAGCTGGAAGCCGTCAAGGAAGCCATCGAGCAGAAGCGCCACGAGTTCGACCTGGCCTTCGAAGAGAAGCGCAAGAAGCTCACCCAGGGCGACGAACTGCCGCCGGGCGTGATCAAGATGGTCAAGGTGTACCTGGCCGTCAAGCGCCGCCTGCAGCCTGGCGACAAGATGGCCGGCCGTCACGGCAACAAGGGTGTGGTGTCGAAGATCACCCCGATCGAAGACATGCCGTACATGGCCGACGGTACGCCCGCCGACATCGTGCTGAATCCGCTGGGCGTGCCTTCGCGGATGAACGTGGGTCAGATTCTCGAGACGCACCTGGGCTGGGCCGCGCGCGGTCTGGGCGAGCGCATCGGCAACATGCTGAAGGCGCAAGCCAAGGCAGCCGAAGTGCGCAACCTGCTCACGCAGATCTACAACGAGAGCGGCAAGGTCGAAGACCTCGACAGCCTGTCGGATTCGGAAGTCCTGGAACTGGCCGACAACCTGAAGAAGGGCGTGCCGTTCGCGACGCCGGTGTTCGACGGTGCGCATGAGGACGAAATCCGCCGCATGCTGGACCTCGCCTATCCGGAAGAGATCGCGAAGGAGAAGGGTCTGACCGCCTCCAAGCAGCAGGTCACGCTGTTCGACGGCCGCACCGGCGAAGCGTTCGAGCGTCCGGTCACGCTGGGTGTGATGCACATGCTGAAGCTGCACCACCTGGTCGACGACAAGATGCACGCGCGTTCCACCGGCCCGTACTCGCTGGTGACGCAGCAACCGCTGGGCGGCAAGGCCCAGTTCGGTGGCCAGCGTTTCGGTGAGATGGAAGTGTGGGCACTGGAAGCCTACGGCGCGTCGTACGTGCTGCAGGAAATGCTGACGGTCAAGTCCGATGACGTGAACGGCCGTACCAAGGTGTACGAGAACATCGTCAAGGGCGAGCACTCGATCGACGCCGGCATGCCGGAATCGTTCAACGTGCTGGTGAAGGAAATCCGCTCGCTGGGTATCGATATCGACCTCGATCGCTACTGA